One window of the Populus trichocarpa isolate Nisqually-1 chromosome 9, P.trichocarpa_v4.1, whole genome shotgun sequence genome contains the following:
- the LOC7488142 gene encoding uncharacterized protein LOC7488142 — protein sequence MSSAQQRTTQTGGFRKTIAWFFIIVGTLYLIYSSHLILNNDRRCLATEENLEHLTNLSTSIQLNEQDSNFESPPILSKKSQEYNTELKHIVFGIAASADLWQKRKEYVKVWWRPKQTRGIVWMDRQVRSPSDEGLPQIRISADTSRFKYSNKKGHRSALRISRVVSETLRLGLKDVRWFVMGDDDTVFIVDNVVRILSKYDHRQLYYVGSSSESHLQNIYFSYSMAYGGGGFAISQPLAQELAKMQDRCIRRYPGLYGSDDRIQACMAEIGVPLSKESGFHQYDVYGDLLGLLAAHPVAPLASLHHIDVVQPIFPGMSRARALQHLFKSVQLDSASVMQQSICYDKNRYWSISVSWGYVVQIWRGVVSPRELETPARTFLNWYRKADYTAYTFNTRPVTKHPCMKPFVFYMSTSKYDRAKKRAIGVYTRRKSPSPYCRWKMASPERIDSIVVLKRPDTLRWLKSPRRDCCRVLPTNKASTMYLWVGNCRDGEISEFQRP from the exons ATGTCCTCTGCCCAGCAACGCACGACACAAACTGGAGGCTTCAGAAAAACGATCGCTTGGTTCTTTATCATTGTCGGCACGCTTTACCTCATCTACTCTTCCCATCTTATCCTAAACAACGATCGCCGATGTCTTGCGACCGAAGAAAATCTAGAACATCTTACAAACTTGTCCACATCAATCCAGCTAAATGAACAAGACAGTAATTTTGAATCTCCTCCTATACTTTCTAAGAAATCACAGGAGTACAACACTGAGCTTAAGCACATTGTTTTCGGGATAGCAGCTTCGGCGGATTTGTGGCAGAAAAGAAAGGAGTACGTAAAGGTGTGGTGGAGGCCGAAGCAGACTAGAGGGATAGTCTGGATGGATAGACAAGTAAGGAGCCCAAGTGATGAAGGGCTGCCTCAGATTAGGATTTCGGCGGACACGTCCAGGTTCAAGTACTCGAATAAGAAAGGACATAGATCGGCCTTGAGGATTTCGAGGGTGGTTTCGGAGACGTTGAGGCTTGGATTGAAGGATGTGAGGTGGTTTGTGATGGGCGATGATGATACAGTGTTTATTGTTGATAATGTGGTCAGGATACTTTCGAAATATGATCATAGGCAGCTTTATTACGTTGGGAGCTCGTCAGAGAGTCACCTTCAGAATATATATTTCTCTTATTCCATGGCATACGGAGGAGGTGGTTTTGCTATTAGCCAGCCATTGGCACAAGAGCTGGCAAAGATGCAAGACAGGTGCATTCGGCGGTATCCAGGATTGTATGGCAGTGATGACAGAATCCAAGCTTGCATGGCTGAGATTGGGGTGCCGCTCTCCAAGGAATCCGGGTTTCATCAG TATGATGTATATGGAGACCTTCTAGGCCTTCTGGCAGCCCATCCTGTAGCTCCGCTGGCTTCACTTCATCATATCGATGTAGTGCAGCCAATATTCCCTGGCATGAGCCGAGCCAGAGCTCTCCAACACTTGTTCAAGTCAGTGCAGCTTGATTCAGCTAGCGTAATGCAACAATCCATCTGCTATGACAAGAATAGGTACTGGTCCATCTCAGTCTCGTGGGGCTATGTTGTTCAAATCTGGAGGGGAGTCGTCTCTCCTAGAGAGCTTGAGACTCCGGCAAGAACCTTTCTTAATTGGTATCGAAAAGCTGATTATACTGCATATACATTTAACACAAGGCCCGTGACGAAGCACCCATGTATGAAGCCCTTCGTTTTTTACATGAGCACTTCTAAATATGATCGAGCTAAGAAGCGAGCGATCGGGGTCTACACTCGCCGTAAATCACCATCCCCTTATTGCCGGTGGAAAATGGCATCCCCAGAAAGAATTGACTCTATTGTAGTATTGAAGAGGCCGGATACCCTTCGATGGCTCAAG TCACCGAGAAGGGACTGTTGCAGAGTTCTGCCAACAAATAAGGCATCGACGATGTACTTGTGGGTTGGCAATTGCAGAGATGGTGAGATCAGTGAATTCCAGCGACCAtaa
- the LOC7489282 gene encoding probable serine/threonine-protein kinase PBL5 has protein sequence MGFLCCSGKPSKRSESSSINENNSNIKRKDQTQVTSGSLKMKPYVNNLSKEGGSKDDQLSLDVKSLNMKDEISKDRRSNGKQAQTFTFEELAAATSNFRSDCFLGEGGFGKVYKGYLDKINQAVAIKQLDRNGVQGIREFVVEVVTLSLADHPNLVKLIGFCAEGDQRLLVYEYMPLGSLENHLHDIPPNRQPLDWNARMKIAAGAAKGLEYLHNEMEPPVIYRDLKCSNILLGEGYHPKLSDFGLAKVGPSGDKTHVSTRVMGTYGYCAPDYAMTGQLTFKSDIYSFGVVLLELITGRKAIDQRKERGEQNLVAWARPMFKDRRNFSCMVDPLLQGQYPIRGLYQALAIAAMCVQEQPNMRPAVSDLVMALNYLASHKYDPQIHSVQDSRRSPSRPGLDKDRGQ, from the exons atGGGTTTTCTTTGCTGCAGTGGGAAACCGAGCAAGCGATCAGAGAGCAGCAGCATCAATGAAAATAACAGTAACATTAAGCGCAAGGATCAAACACAAGTCACTTCGG ggTCATTGAAAATGAAGCCATATGTGAACAATTTAAGTAAAGAGGGGGGATCTAAGGATGATCAATTGTCATTGGATGTAAAGAGTTTAAATATGAAGGATGAGATTTCTAAGGATAGAAGAAGCAATGGAAAACAGGCTCAAACTTTTACTTTTGAGGAACTTGCGGCCGCAACGAGCAATTTTAGGTCTGATTGTTTTTTGGGTGAAGGAGGTTTTGGTAAGGTTTACAAAGGGTACCTGGACAAAATCAACCAG GCTGTTGCTATCAAGCAACTTGATCGAAATGGAGTTCAGGGGATTAGGGAGTTTGTAGTTGAAGTAGTGACTTTAAGTCTAGCAGACCATCCAAATCTTGTCAAGTTGATTGGGTTTTGTGCTGAGGGAGATCAGAGGCTATTGGTTTATGAGTACATGCCATTAGGATCTCTGGAAAATCATTTACATG ATATTCCACCCAATAGGCAACCGCTTGATTGGAACGCAAGAATGAAAATAGCTGCTGGTGCAGCAAAAGGTTTAGAGTATTTGCACAATGAAATGGAACCTCCTGTTATATATCGCGACTTAAAATGCTCCAACATTTTGCTTGGCGAGGGCTATCATCCTAAGTTATCTGATTTTGGTCTGGCAAAAGTGGGACCCAGCGGAGATAAGACTCATGTTTCTACAAGGGTTATGGGCACCTACGGATACTGTGCACCAGATTATGCAATGACAGGTCAGCTGACGTTTAAATCAGATATTTATAGCTTCGGGGTTGTTCTTTTGGAGCTCATCACAGGCAGGAAAGCAATTGATCAAAGAAAAGAACGTGGTGAGCAGAATCTAGTTGCATGG GCACGACCCATGTTCAAAGACCGGAGGAACTTCTCATGCATGGTTGACCCTTTGCTTCAAGGTCAATATCCAATAAGAGGATTATACCAAGCCCTCGCCATTGCCGCAATGTGTGTGCAGGAGCAGCCCAATATGCGCCCTGCGGTATCCGATTTGGTTATGGCTCTGAACTATCTGGCATCTCACAAATATGATCCCCAAATCCATTCTGTCCAAGACTCTCGGAGGAGCCCATCTCGTCCTGGATTAGATAAGGACAGAGGACAATAG